The proteins below are encoded in one region of Helianthus annuus cultivar XRQ/B chromosome 2, HanXRQr2.0-SUNRISE, whole genome shotgun sequence:
- the LOC110895424 gene encoding uncharacterized protein LOC110895424: protein MGDNEAPVRRVVADYARPNAANARSSITRPAIGVNRWQIPPEIITMVTNTIQFHGLPYEDPNVHISRFSAICDTFQEQGVSEDACKLRLFPFSLADRAHAWLESLPAGSITTWAGTKDKFLGKYFPPAKTARLRSMIQEFRQKEGESFYETWERFKELLLKCPHHGFEDWALVEKFYYGVTPATRNMLNTTAGGNLMTAKTPEECMDMFEDIAMSSYEFPDSRQTTFTQRWVHRVDEVTRMQAQIDALQKQVGDMKVQKEQVCEICTGRHDTTACPIAPVESPEQVELVGNRNQNNFGDRYNSNWKNHPNSSWKNSNPPGFQPRQSLFQDAGAGASSGTKNPTIEEMLRQNQETLAQQTQLLTQFITQGDTRHRETQARFLEHETYMKNQSAAFQNLERTVGAMSEKLNQRPPGGLPSSTVENPNATAKAVTTRSGRGAVEVESVVDEDPEVDEEIEMETPAGKVHPRLRLASTAQSSGSPVEKKDAEKEPMRVYKPTPPYPGRLIKGKDAEQYGKFLEMLKKLHVNIPFVEALSKMPKYAKFLKDFLTNKKKLEDLSTVTLSEECSAVLQNKLPKKVSDPGSFTIPCLIGNLIVSNALADLGASINLMPYSIFAKLNLGEPYPTRMSLQLADRSVKFPRGIVEYMLVKVDKFVFPVDFIILDMDEDSEVPLILGRPFLATARALIDVYDGKLTLRVDEDKVTFAIQHSMRHTQQHDDTLYFIDTLMSHVGSLLSEICERDASDTQVASVDDQGSRVTELDVEQDPLLQATEPFPRFEVFEVIKEEDKMVDEFDSWPVKEADVGFPLTPTTTREKAQRSLDQHVLRVQRWYKKKEEPLKFAQHHSPHYMPRIKFGPGLDMYHPYSISIRVISELHTNFKEFTKCTS from the exons ATGGGTGACAACGAGGCCCCAGTTAGGAGAGTCGTCGCAGACTACGCCCGGCCGAACGCGGCGAATGCTCGATCCAGCATTACCCGACCCGCTATCGGAGTTAATCGTTGGCAGATTCCGCCTGAGATCATCACGATGGTTACGAACACCATCCAGTTCCATGGATTACCTTATGAGGACCCGAATGTCCATATTTCTCGCTTTTCAGCTATCTGTGATACGTTTCAGGAGCAGGGCGTCAGCGAGGACGCCTGCAAGTTGCGTCTATTCCCATTCTCACTTGCTGATCGAGCCCATGCTTGGTTGGAATCCCTTCCTGCGGGATCCATCACCACTTGGGCCGGGACGAAAGATAAGTTTTTAGGCAAATACTTTCCTCCTGCCAAAACTGCTCGTCTGAGGAGCATGATTCAAGAGTTTCGCCAAAAGGAGGGAGAGTCTTTCTATGAGACATGGGAGCGATTCAAGGAGTTGTTACtcaagtgtcctcatcacggatTCGAGGATTGGGCGTTAGTTGAGAAGTTCTATTATGGAGTGACGCCCGCTACGAGGAATATGCTGAACACTACTGCTGGCGGCAATCTGATGACCGCCAAAACACCAGAGGAGTGCATGGATATGTTCGAGGACATAGCGATGAGCAGTTATGAGTTTCCTGATTCTAGACAAACGACTTTTACACAGAGATGGGTGCATAGGGTTGATGAAGTCACCAGGATGCAAGCACAGATTGACGCTCTGCAAAAGCAGGTGGGTGATATGAAGGTACAGAAGGAACAGGTGTGCGAGATATGCACTGGGAGGCATGACACGACCGCGTGTCCTATTGCCCCTGTGGAATCACCAGAACAGGTAGAGCTTGTGGGCAATCGAAATCAGAACAATTTCGGGGATCGCTACAATTCGAATTGGAAGAACCACCCAAACTCAAGTTGGAAGAACAGCAACCCACCGGGGTTTCAGCCGCGTCAGAGTTTGTTTCAGGACGCAGGAGCAGGAGCGAGTTCGGGTACGAAGAACCCGACAATAGAGGAGATGCTGAGGCAGAACCAGGAGACATTAGCTCAGCAGACTCAGCTGCTTACACAGTTCATCACGCAGGGGGATACTCGACATCGGGAGACACAGGCAAGGTTCTTGGAGCACGAGACTTACATGAAAAATCAGAGCGCAGCATTCCAAAACCTTGAGAGGACTGTAGGTGCGATGTCAGAGAAGTTGAATCAGAGACCTCCTGGTGGTCTTCCCAGTAGCACTGTTGAGAACCCAAATGCCACCGCGAAAGCCGTTACTACGAGAAGTGGTCGAGGAGCTGTAGAGGTCGAGTCGGTAGTCGATGAGGACCCGGAGGTCGATGAGGAGATTGAGATGGAGACACCAGCTGGCAAAGTGCACCCTAGGCTGCGCCTAGCAAGTACAGCACAGTCCAGCGGGTCTCCAGTAGAGAAGAAGGATGCAGAGAAGGAGCCGATGAGGGTGTACAAGCCGACACCCCCTTACCCAGGTCGGTTGATAAAGGGTAAGGATGCAGAGCAGTACGGAAAGTTCCTCGAGATGTTGAAGAAGCTGCACGTGAATATTCCATTCGTAGAGGCTCTGTCGAAGATGCCGAAGTACGCGAAGTTTCTCAAGGATTTTCTCACGAATAAGAAGAAGCTCGAGGACCTTTCTACTGTCACACTGAGCGAGGAGTGTTCTGCCGTCTTGCAGAACAAGTTGCCGAAGAAAGTATCTGATCCTGGTAGCTTCACCATTCCGTGTCTGATCGGAAATCTTATCGTCAGCAATGCGCTGGCAGACCTAGGGGCTAGCATAAATCTTATGCCGTATTCCATCTTTGCTAAGCTCAATCTAGGCGAGCCATATCCTACGCGCATGAGCCTTCAGTTGGCTGATCGATCAGTGAAGTTCCCAAGAGGGATAGTGGAGTATATGTTAGTGAAGGTCGACAAATTCGTATTTCCAGTTGACTTCATCATCCTTGACATGGACGAGGACTCTGAGGTCCCACTGATTTTAGGTCGTCCATTCCTTGCCACTGCACGAGCACTCATTGACGTGTACGACGGCAAGTTGACTCTTCGAGTTGATGAGGATAAAGTCACATTCGCCATCCAACATTCCATGAGGCATACCCAGCAGCATGATGACACTCTATACTTTATCGATACTCTTATGTCACATGTGGGTAGCCTCCTCAGCGAGATTTGTGAGAGAGATGCGTCTGATACACAGGTTGCGAGTGTGGATGATCAGGGGAGTAGGGTCACTGAGTTGGATGTTGAGCAGGACCCTCTGCTGCAGGCTACCGAGCCTTTCCCTAGATTTGAGGTGTTTGAGGTCATCAAAGAAGAAGATAAAATGGTTGATGAGTTTGATAGCTGGCCCGTGAAGGAAGCAGATGTTGGATTCCCACTCACACCAACAACAACACGGGAGAAGGCGCAAAGAAGCTTGGATCAACATGTTTTAAGGGTGCAGAGATGGTATAAAAAGAAGGAGGAACCACTTAAGTTTGCACAACACCATTCTCCTCATTACATGCCACGAATCAAGTTTGGTCCAG GTTTggatatgtaccacccgtactcaatctccattcgggtgatttcggAGCTGCACACCAATTTCAAGGAATTTACCAAGTGTACTAGTTag